In Daucus carota subsp. sativus chromosome 4, DH1 v3.0, whole genome shotgun sequence, one DNA window encodes the following:
- the LOC108216690 gene encoding protein transport protein Sec61 subunit beta, whose protein sequence is MARGSSQSQSTSSAGSTRPGPVGIAPRGTAAATAGMRRRRLGGSSNSSSVSASSGGSNMLRFYTDDAPGLKITPTVVLVMSVCFIGFVTALHVFGKLYRYRSGAGN, encoded by the coding sequence ATGGCACGAGGCTCCTCTCAATCTCAATCCACCTCCTCCGCGGGTTCCACCCGACCCGGCCCGGTCGGCATCGCTCCCCGTGGCACCGCCGCCGCGACCGCCGGCATGCGCCGCCGTCGCCTCGGCGGATCCTCCAACTCCTCCTCCGTCTCCGCCTCCTCCGGCGGCAGCAACATGCTCAGATTCTACACCGACGACGCTCCCGGCCTCAAGATCACCCCCACCGTCGTCCTCGTCATGAGCGTTTGTTTCATCGGCTTCGTAACCGCTCTTCACGTCTTCGGTAAGCTTTATCGCTACCGATCTGGCGCTGGTAACTGA